The Bdellovibrio sp. ZAP7 DNA segment TTCAGCAGCTTTGATTTGCACCAAAGTCGTTCCAGCGGCCAAAGCATCATCATATTTTTTCAACCAGTTGGCGTCACGAGTCGGCACCGGTTCATCCATCGCCAAAGCTTCACGGATGTTTTGTGCGCGCTCAAGATCGCGTTTTTCAGCCTGACGGCGTTTTTCTTCTTCAAAGAAAGTCGAAGACGTCGTGATCTCTTCAAGTTGGTTCGAGATTTTCATCAATTCATCTTCACCAGACGAGTAGCTGACATGCTCAACGTCAGTTGCAACCAATGAATCAGTGATAGATGCCAATGTCGGTTTTTCTTCCGCCATTTGTTCATCCATACCGTCTGGCAACAATTCGTCGATTTGCGACAAAGTTGGAAGCTCTTTCAAAGATCTTAGACCAAAAATTTCCAAGAACTTACGAGTTGTACCGTATTGCATAGGACGACCTGGAAGATCTGATTTACCTTCGAAGGAAACCAGATTTTTTTCCATCAACGCACGCAACAAGTGACCAGACTCTACGCCGCGGATTTCATCCACATCAGATTTAACACAAGGCTGTTTGTACGCCACGATAGAAAGAGTTTCCAAAGCTGGACCGGAAAGCTTGAATTGACGAGCTTTCAAAGTGCGTTTTAGGAAATCCATATTGTCGATTTTAGTGCGCAGCTGGTAACCACCTGGAACTTCTTCCAAAGTAACACCACGACGGCCACCAGCGTATTCCACAGCCAATTGATCCAAAGCTCTGCGGATTTTATCGCCTTTGATATTTGTACCTTTAAACAGAAGCTTAATCGAAGCCAAAGAAACTGGACGATCGGAAGCAAACAAGATGCTTTCTACGATACTTTCCAGGCGCTCCTCGTCTACGAACTCAACCTCTTCGATGTCTGCAGATTCAAAGCCATCAAGCTCTGTGCCTTC contains these protein-coding regions:
- the scpB gene encoding SMC-Scp complex subunit ScpB → MSKKKKNSKKNKEVLDTEVMETEVAVATEVETEEVTFEMTAEETEETSAEEGSDELNELDGIEADASIFLQEEEESEGFLPEATDDEAAEMEASEGADDVSVEGTELDGFESADIEEVEFVDEERLESIVESILFASDRPVSLASIKLLFKGTNIKGDKIRRALDQLAVEYAGGRRGVTLEEVPGGYQLRTKIDNMDFLKRTLKARQFKLSGPALETLSIVAYKQPCVKSDVDEIRGVESGHLLRALMEKNLVSFEGKSDLPGRPMQYGTTRKFLEIFGLRSLKELPTLSQIDELLPDGMDEQMAEEKPTLASITDSLVATDVEHVSYSSGEDELMKISNQLEEITTSSTFFEEEKRRQAEKRDLERAQNIREALAMDEPVPTRDANWLKKYDDALAAGTTLVQIKAAESAAKMAALKAGKSADSEESTEGGATEAVAEIDATGSEEMSADAELENELTAAEEAFDNDEDMEMASDDQVYADNEEGESSDEDELPFYGEADEIDGEGEAVT